One window of Cydia pomonella isolate Wapato2018A chromosome 5, ilCydPomo1, whole genome shotgun sequence genomic DNA carries:
- the LOC133517690 gene encoding glucose-6-phosphate 1-dehydrogenase — protein MENKTDFRYPHTFILLGASGDLAKKKIYPTIWYLYRDNLLPENTKFVGYARTKQSISEVREKCKKYIKVRAGEEKKYEQFWEANEYLAGSYDRRVDYELLNQQITKYEKGPVANRIFYLAVPPTVFEDVTVNIRNACISIKGYTRVIIEKPFGRDDVSSDKLSEHVAGLFKEEQIYRIDHYLGKEMVQNLLTTRFANQIFSPSWNRENIASILISFKEPFGTEGRGGYFDDFGIVRDVMQNHLLQILSLVAMEKPVTLNPNDIRDEKVKVLRHIQPITMEDILVGQYVGNPDGKGEETLGYLDDPTVPKDSITPTYAMAGLWINNARWQGVPFILRSGKALNERKAEVRIQFKDVPGDIFNGTTKRNELVIRVQPGEALYLKMMGKSPGMKFELVETELDLTYSARYRETDVPDAYERLILDVFTGTQMHFVRNDELKEAWRIFTPILKQLEEQRVKPVPYVYGSRGPPEADARLSQYNFKYSGSYKWQKPIHS, from the coding sequence ATGGAGAACAAAACGGATTTTCGCTATCCTCATACATTCATACTCCTAGGAGCTTCAGGAGACTTAGCGAAAAAGAAAATATATCCTACAATTTGGTATCTCTACCGAGACAATCTTCTGCCGGAAAATACAAAGTTTGTTGGTTATGCTCGCACCAAACAATCAATTTCCGAGGTAAGAGAAAAATGTAAGAAGTATATAAAAGTGCGGGCCGGTGAAGAAAAAAAGTACGAGCAATTTTGGGAAGCTAACGAGTACTTAGCGGGATCTTACGATAGAAGAGTTGACTACGAATTGCTCAACCAGCAAATAACGAAGTATGAAAAGGGACCAGTTGCCAACAGGATATTTTACCTGGCGGTTCCACCAACAGTATTTGAAGATGTTACTGTTAACATAAGAAATGCTTGTATTTCCATCAAGGGCTACACCAGGGTTATTATTGAGAAACCATTTGGGCGAGATGATGTATCTTCTGATAAATTAAGTGAACATGTGGCTGGCTTGTTTAAAGAAGAGCAGATATACAGAATTGATCACTACTTGGGCAAGGAAATGGTCCAGAATCTGTTGACTACTAGATTTGCAAACCAGATATTCAGTCCTTCTTGGAACAGGGAAAATATTGCTtccattttaatttcatttaaggAGCCTTTTGGCACTGAAGGCAGAGGTGGGTACTTTGATGACTTTGGCATTGTTAGGGATGTGATGCAGAATCATCTTCTCCAGATACTTTCCCTTGTTGCTATGGAGAAACCTGTGACATTAAACCCAAATGATATCAGAGATGAAAAAGTGAAGGTGCTTAGACACATTCAACCCATTACTATGGAAGATATTTTAGTGGGGCAGTATGTCGGCAACCCTGATGGTAAGGGAGAGGAGACCTTGGGCTACCTGGATGACCCCACAGTGCCCAAAGATTCAATAACACCAACATATGCCATGGCTGGACTCTGGATCAACAATGCTCGTTGGCAAGGTGTTCCATTCATACTACGTTCAGGCAAGGCACTGAATGAAAGGAAAGCTGAAGTGAGGATACAGTTCAAGGATGTTCCTGGAGACATTTTCAATGGCACTACCAAAAGAAATGAGTTGGTAATAAGAGTCCAGCCTGGAGAAGCTTTGTATCTTAAAATGATGGGAAAATCACCCGGAATGAAGTTTGAATTGGTGGAAACTGAGCTTGATTTGACTTATAGCGCTCGTTATAGGGAAACTGATGTCCCTGATGCATATGAGCGGTTGATCCTGGATGTATTCACTGGAACACAGATGCACTTTGTAAGAAATGATGAGCTTAAGGAGGCTTGGCGTATTTTTACACCTATCTTAAAACAGTTGGAAGAGCAGCGGGTGAAGCCTGTACCATATGTGTATGGGTCAAGGGGACCTCCTGAGGCAGATGCCAGGCTGTCTCAGTACAACTTCAAGTATTCTGGCTCCTACAAGTGGCAAAAACCAATACACTCTTAA